One genomic region from Sulfurimonas sp. hsl 1-7 encodes:
- a CDS encoding MotA/TolQ/ExbB proton channel family protein: MKKIFLALLVLATTMFASTELEEAYAKEFAFLKAQKEMLKARADELKSSNAQKLQSAKNEIEKLQQQVLAKETKSQNLSDALFQAQQNLETMSDDTSLIEAVISQGTSSLKEYGIELPLNKDDYPATLKALFEKSLALRDDLSSLKVEEGSFYLQDGSLAQGKIVKVGNVAAYGVSDKASGILVPAGDHKMKIFTAQPAEDVANALVNEQTPENLKIFIYENVNKEISDTEEKSTLDVINSAGIIGWVIVALGLVGILFLVLRVFYLQSSTGAKTLPTDTLSSLLGSGVNSTLEFLKPKKGATARVLKATVRNLDRDREHVEDIISEAIIHESSRLDKLSSTILVIAAVAPLLGLLGTVTGMIATFDIITEFGTGDPKLLSGGISIALVTTELGLIVAIPLLLGGNLLNSWAESIKDSMEHSALHIVNEYNKQK, encoded by the coding sequence ATGAAAAAAATATTTTTAGCACTATTGGTTTTAGCGACAACTATGTTCGCATCGACTGAACTTGAAGAAGCATATGCAAAAGAGTTCGCGTTTTTAAAAGCACAAAAAGAGATGTTAAAAGCAAGAGCTGATGAATTAAAATCTTCAAATGCTCAAAAACTTCAATCTGCAAAAAATGAGATAGAGAAACTACAACAACAAGTTTTAGCAAAAGAGACAAAAAGCCAAAACTTGAGTGATGCACTGTTTCAAGCGCAACAAAATTTGGAGACGATGAGTGATGATACTTCTTTAATTGAAGCGGTTATCTCTCAAGGGACATCATCATTAAAAGAGTACGGAATTGAGCTTCCTTTAAATAAAGATGACTATCCGGCTACATTAAAAGCATTATTTGAAAAATCTTTAGCGCTTAGAGATGATCTGTCATCTTTAAAAGTGGAAGAAGGAAGTTTTTACTTACAAGACGGATCGTTAGCACAAGGAAAAATCGTAAAAGTTGGAAATGTTGCTGCATACGGTGTAAGTGATAAAGCTAGCGGTATCTTAGTACCGGCGGGTGATCATAAAATGAAAATCTTTACTGCACAGCCTGCAGAAGATGTAGCAAACGCTTTAGTAAATGAACAAACACCTGAGAACTTGAAAATCTTTATCTACGAAAATGTAAACAAAGAGATTTCAGATACTGAAGAGAAATCAACTTTAGATGTTATCAACTCTGCAGGGATCATCGGATGGGTTATCGTAGCACTTGGTCTTGTAGGAATTTTATTTTTAGTATTAAGAGTGTTCTACCTGCAATCAAGTACAGGGGCAAAAACACTTCCAACAGATACATTAAGTTCACTTTTAGGCAGCGGTGTAAACTCTACTTTAGAGTTCTTAAAACCGAAAAAAGGTGCAACTGCCAGAGTATTAAAAGCTACTGTTAGAAATCTAGACAGAGATAGAGAACATGTTGAAGATATCATCTCAGAAGCTATCATTCATGAGAGCTCTCGTCTTGATAAATTAAGTTCAACTATCTTAGTTATCGCAGCGGTAGCACCGTTACTTGGTTTACTTGGTACGGTAACAGGTATGATCGCAACATTTGACATCATTACAGAGTTTGGTACGGGTGATCCGAAACTGCTTTCAGGCGGTATCTCGATTGCACTTGTAACAACTGAGTTAGGTCTTATCGTAGCGATTCCATTACTTCTTGGTGGTAACCTGCTTAACAGCTGGGCTGAAAGTATCAAAGACTCTATGGAGCATTCAGCACTTCATATTGTAAATGAGTACAACAAGCAAAAATAA
- a CDS encoding DUF3450 family protein — protein MSKKTISIALSVLLSSTMLSANSDNMAESLMKLRGEVEHLDTQINDEKDAYKSSMKSLSIQKSELEAMVSREDLKIKQINKELSDIQAKIVAASKNSQGLKPIVIEAIDNLSAMMKTSIPFKTSERVESVEKIKQQLNDSLITPQKALSQVYNAYNDEIRMTKENGIFKQTIVLNSEEKLAEIARIGTAMMFFKTPNDTVGYVVKDGNSWTYQEELNKEKQTEILSIFDAFKKQIRTGYFTLPNALILSEAK, from the coding sequence ATGTCTAAAAAAACAATTAGTATCGCTTTGAGTGTGCTGCTTAGCTCTACTATGTTAAGTGCAAATTCTGATAATATGGCTGAGTCTTTGATGAAACTTCGTGGAGAAGTGGAACATTTAGATACACAAATAAATGATGAAAAGGATGCTTATAAATCTAGTATGAAATCACTTTCTATTCAAAAAAGTGAACTAGAAGCTATGGTATCTCGTGAAGATCTTAAAATCAAACAGATTAACAAAGAGTTATCTGACATTCAAGCAAAAATCGTTGCTGCAAGTAAAAACTCTCAAGGTTTAAAACCGATAGTTATTGAAGCAATCGATAATTTGAGTGCAATGATGAAAACTTCTATCCCTTTTAAAACAAGTGAGAGAGTTGAGTCTGTTGAAAAAATCAAACAACAACTAAACGATTCTTTAATCACTCCTCAAAAAGCGCTTTCACAAGTATATAACGCATATAACGATGAGATTAGAATGACTAAAGAAAACGGTATTTTTAAACAAACTATCGTTTTAAACTCTGAGGAAAAACTAGCAGAGATAGCTCGTATCGGTACTGCTATGATGTTTTTCAAAACACCTAACGATACAGTTGGATATGTTGTGAAAGACGGTAACTCTTGGACTTATCAAGAGGAACTAAACAAAGAGAAACAAACTGAAATTTTAAGTATCTTTGATGCATTTAAAAAGCAAATTAGAACAGGGTATTTTACATTACCGAATGCATTAATTTTAAGTGAGGCAAAATAA
- a CDS encoding response regulator transcription factor gives MKKQILLVDDDQDILELLEYNLLNDGYDVIGMLNTKHVRDILSEEQIDLIIMDRGLPDIEGSFYIEMLRSKNINTPVIFLSAKNSQEEIKEGFIKGADDYVVKPFDIEELKLRINAVLKRQNSQTKENIENIEYKDIQLDLNIQKALIAGVEISLTKLETALLKLMILNKGKVLDREFLLKNIWNESESTNKKTVNVAIKRLKEKIDPLGEKNYIKTIRGIGYMIN, from the coding sequence ATGAAAAAACAGATATTACTTGTTGATGACGACCAAGATATACTTGAGTTACTAGAGTACAATCTTTTAAATGACGGTTATGATGTTATAGGGATGTTAAATACAAAACATGTCCGTGATATTTTAAGTGAAGAACAGATCGACTTAATAATAATGGATAGAGGTTTGCCTGATATTGAAGGCAGTTTCTATATAGAGATGCTCAGAAGCAAAAATATCAATACACCTGTAATCTTTTTAAGTGCAAAAAACTCTCAAGAGGAGATCAAAGAGGGTTTCATTAAAGGTGCAGATGACTATGTAGTAAAACCTTTTGATATTGAAGAGTTAAAGCTTCGCATCAATGCCGTACTCAAACGTCAAAATTCACAAACGAAGGAGAATATTGAAAATATAGAGTATAAAGATATACAACTTGATCTCAATATTCAAAAAGCTTTAATAGCAGGTGTAGAGATTAGTCTTACAAAACTTGAAACAGCACTTTTAAAACTTATGATTCTCAATAAAGGGAAAGTGTTAGATAGAGAGTTCTTACTTAAAAACATCTGGAACGAATCAGAGTCAACAAATAAAAAGACTGTCAATGTTGCGATCAAAAGATTAAAAGAAAAGATTGATCCTCTTGGAGAAAAAAACTACATAAAAACTATCCGCGGTATTGGATATATGATAAATTAA
- a CDS encoding putative porin, which yields MKKVVLSSLAILAIGSVAANATPNPELVSKSVSEATGIEHDILERVHFKGDLRLRYESKETYYNDGTESLKYLNRYRIRLISAVDLTEKLTFEAGMRSGYANPTSGNQTFETNKALSDYMWQSLRFNILDVTYKDGDHTAKIGRHPYMIYRPIKSQLIWDNDLSFNGVSYNYENDARIVNVGANQPTFAERVNARDNVNLFFAQYVEKMKVNDNTKLNLGAGLYYYDGLKGNTAMYYPEYTKHSPLGGKQMGNTFVTDASGADVYENDFHIAEAFGELQFKDVLGKPLALAAGVAYNAAASNNNFGYDLAFQVGKAKEVHDWQVKYSYTYIQADAVLGDHSDSDNFGGGSAAKGHAIRAKYKFGKNTYLAGTFFYNYLFSGKIPGEVGADYERVQLDAIIKF from the coding sequence ATGAAAAAAGTTGTTTTATCAAGCTTAGCTATTTTAGCAATAGGTTCAGTTGCTGCAAATGCAACTCCAAATCCAGAACTTGTATCAAAAAGTGTTTCTGAGGCTACAGGGATTGAACATGATATTCTTGAAAGAGTTCATTTCAAAGGTGACTTAAGATTAAGATATGAAAGTAAAGAAACTTACTATAACGATGGAACTGAAAGTTTAAAATATCTTAATAGATATAGAATTAGATTAATATCAGCTGTCGATTTAACTGAAAAACTGACATTTGAAGCTGGTATGAGAAGTGGATATGCAAATCCAACTTCAGGTAACCAAACATTTGAAACTAATAAAGCTTTAAGTGATTACATGTGGCAATCATTAAGATTTAATATCTTGGATGTAACATACAAAGATGGTGATCATACGGCAAAAATTGGAAGACACCCATATATGATCTACAGACCTATTAAGTCACAGCTTATCTGGGATAATGATCTCTCTTTTAACGGTGTAAGTTATAACTACGAAAATGATGCTCGTATCGTTAACGTAGGTGCTAACCAACCAACGTTTGCTGAAAGAGTGAACGCAAGAGATAACGTGAATCTATTTTTTGCACAATATGTAGAGAAAATGAAAGTAAACGATAATACTAAATTAAATTTAGGTGCAGGTCTTTACTATTACGACGGTTTAAAAGGGAATACAGCTATGTATTATCCTGAATATACAAAACATAGCCCATTAGGTGGAAAACAAATGGGTAATACATTTGTAACAGACGCATCGGGAGCTGATGTATATGAAAATGATTTCCATATTGCAGAAGCATTTGGAGAGTTACAGTTTAAAGATGTACTTGGTAAACCACTAGCTCTTGCTGCTGGAGTAGCATACAATGCTGCAGCGAGCAACAATAACTTTGGATATGATTTAGCTTTTCAAGTAGGTAAAGCAAAAGAAGTTCATGATTGGCAAGTAAAGTACTCTTATACTTACATTCAGGCAGATGCAGTACTAGGTGATCATAGTGACTCTGATAACTTTGGTGGTGGTTCTGCTGCTAAAGGGCATGCAATTAGAGCAAAATATAAATTTGGTAAAAATACATACCTTGCTGGAACATTCTTTTACAACTACCTTTTTTCAGGGAAAATTCCTGGCGAAGTAGGTGCAGATTATGAACGTGTACAGTTAGACGCTATCATCAAGTTCTAA
- the pstS gene encoding phosphate ABC transporter substrate-binding protein PstS has product MTKIAKIALATTLLAGSLSANDIIKGSGASFPYSVYQKWLKAYNKDTGVKVDYIKKGSSKGIKDAESRAVDFAGTDKPLSPKALKKSGLYQFPGVVGAITMGYNVPGVKNIQLSRNAIVAIASGKVAYWDDQVIASVNKGVKLPHKKLTFVHRADGSGTTYNFTYYLSKISAEWRGEFGAKKSLNWPGEQHIGGKTNSGVAALLKQTPFSVGYIDYADAKNNGIAMATVENKAGNYIKPELKYFQAAAAKADLNPAKDFYAVIADPAGADSYPMVAATFILVPAEKPEMNKKVTAFYNWSYKNGQEIAKSLGFVPLPESLTNKINTYWAEKGIK; this is encoded by the coding sequence ATGACTAAAATAGCTAAAATTGCTCTTGCAACAACGCTTCTAGCAGGTTCTTTAAGTGCTAACGACATTATTAAAGGTAGTGGTGCTTCTTTCCCATACAGTGTATACCAAAAATGGTTAAAAGCTTACAATAAAGATACTGGTGTTAAAGTTGACTACATCAAAAAAGGTTCATCTAAAGGGATCAAAGATGCTGAGTCACGTGCAGTTGATTTTGCAGGAACAGATAAACCTCTTTCTCCAAAAGCGTTAAAGAAAAGTGGTCTTTACCAATTCCCGGGTGTTGTTGGTGCAATCACAATGGGTTACAACGTTCCAGGTGTAAAAAACATTCAATTAAGCCGTAATGCTATCGTTGCTATCGCTAGCGGTAAAGTTGCTTACTGGGATGATCAAGTTATCGCATCTGTAAACAAAGGTGTTAAATTACCTCATAAAAAATTAACTTTCGTACACCGTGCAGACGGTAGTGGTACTACGTATAACTTTACATACTACCTTTCAAAAATCTCTGCAGAGTGGAGAGGTGAATTTGGTGCTAAAAAGTCACTTAACTGGCCTGGTGAGCAACATATCGGTGGTAAAACAAACTCTGGTGTAGCTGCACTTTTAAAACAAACTCCGTTCTCTGTAGGTTACATTGACTATGCAGATGCTAAAAACAACGGTATTGCAATGGCAACTGTAGAAAACAAAGCTGGTAACTACATCAAACCGGAATTAAAATATTTCCAAGCTGCAGCTGCAAAAGCTGATTTAAATCCTGCAAAAGATTTCTATGCAGTTATCGCTGACCCTGCCGGAGCTGATTCATACCCTATGGTAGCGGCTACGTTTATTTTAGTTCCTGCTGAAAAGCCGGAAATGAATAAAAAAGTTACAGCATTTTACAACTGGTCATACAAAAACGGTCAAGAGATTGCTAAGAGTCTTGGTTTCGTTCCATTACCAGAGAGCTTAACAAATAAAATCAATACATACTGGGCAGAAAAAGGTATTAAATAA
- the pstC gene encoding phosphate ABC transporter permease subunit PstC → MEKIFQKLSLSSASLVLIILLGIFITLFNAAKPAIDEFGLGFIVNPDWNKEVVLEQAPASKSVSNTIVDEDDMMLADEDDLLDEDDVDTKTIYGGLIPIVGTLLSTLIALAFALPIAMGIAVFLSEIAPKNISHIVGIAIELLAAIPSIIFGMWGLYYFAPIVADLVGGYQVSLLTAGLVLGVMVLPFMAAITRDSMNTTPNVLKESAYALGATKFEVIKDIIFPYSKVGIIGSIILALGRALGETMAVAFLIGSIFSLPDAINDPTISIPVAMANNFGEASGLGESALFYLALILFVISFGVISLAKFYFLKKAK, encoded by the coding sequence ATGGAAAAAATCTTTCAAAAGCTCTCATTAAGTAGTGCTTCTTTAGTTCTTATAATCCTGCTTGGGATATTTATCACTTTATTTAATGCTGCAAAACCTGCTATCGATGAATTTGGTTTAGGCTTCATTGTTAATCCTGATTGGAATAAAGAGGTAGTTTTAGAACAAGCACCTGCGTCTAAGAGCGTTTCAAATACAATTGTTGATGAAGACGATATGATGCTTGCAGATGAAGATGATCTTTTGGATGAAGATGATGTAGATACAAAAACTATCTACGGTGGACTCATCCCAATCGTGGGGACACTTTTATCTACTCTGATAGCACTTGCTTTTGCCTTACCGATTGCGATGGGGATTGCAGTGTTTTTATCTGAAATAGCACCAAAAAACATCTCCCATATCGTGGGGATTGCAATTGAGCTTTTAGCTGCTATTCCGTCTATTATTTTCGGTATGTGGGGACTTTACTATTTTGCTCCGATCGTAGCCGATCTAGTAGGTGGTTACCAAGTTTCACTGCTCACGGCAGGTCTTGTTCTTGGTGTAATGGTTTTACCGTTTATGGCAGCAATTACACGTGATAGTATGAACACAACTCCGAATGTTTTAAAAGAATCGGCTTACGCACTTGGGGCTACGAAATTTGAAGTGATTAAAGATATTATTTTTCCATACTCTAAAGTTGGTATAATCGGCTCTATCATCTTAGCACTCGGTCGTGCACTTGGTGAGACTATGGCTGTAGCATTTCTTATCGGTTCAATCTTTAGCCTCCCTGATGCTATCAACGATCCGACAATCTCGATTCCTGTTGCAATGGCAAACAACTTTGGTGAAGCAAGCGGTTTAGGTGAGAGTGCATTATTTTACTTAGCACTTATCCTGTTTGTGATAAGTTTCGGTGTAATTTCACTTGCTAAATTTTACTTTTTGAAAAAGGCTAAATAA
- the pstA gene encoding phosphate ABC transporter permease PstA — translation MRLVLNKIFLALSILSALIGLAFLAWILTTLFLKGLSSFHFSLFLNDLVEGGLRNLIVGQLILAGLASLIGIPIGMTAGIYIQEYGRGKYASFIRDLSDIMMSAPSIVIGAFVYAVVVVPTGGTSGYAGAIALAIMMIPVVINTTDSMLSLVPRELREAGIALGASKYKVIIDIVIKAAKVGIMTGILLAFARIIGETAPLLFTSETSNYFTLNLSESFPSLTVSIYDLANEPEESSRDLAWAASFILTVLVLIINLSGRYITRNKK, via the coding sequence ATGAGACTTGTTCTAAATAAAATCTTTTTAGCACTCTCTATCCTCTCTGCACTGATTGGTCTTGCATTTTTGGCATGGATCTTAACGACGCTGTTTTTAAAAGGGCTTAGTTCATTTCACTTCAGCCTCTTTTTAAACGACTTGGTTGAGGGTGGTCTGCGTAACTTGATCGTAGGGCAGCTGATCTTAGCAGGTCTTGCGTCACTCATCGGTATCCCTATCGGTATGACGGCGGGAATCTACATCCAGGAATACGGACGAGGGAAGTACGCTTCTTTTATCCGCGATCTCAGTGACATCATGATGTCGGCACCTTCAATCGTAATCGGTGCTTTCGTGTATGCGGTTGTTGTTGTACCAACGGGTGGAACAAGCGGTTATGCAGGAGCAATTGCACTTGCTATTATGATGATTCCGGTTGTTATCAACACGACAGACTCTATGCTTTCTCTTGTTCCTCGTGAACTTCGTGAAGCGGGTATTGCACTGGGTGCTAGTAAATACAAAGTTATTATCGACATCGTAATAAAAGCGGCAAAAGTGGGTATTATGACAGGTATACTACTTGCATTTGCACGTATCATCGGTGAGACTGCACCTTTACTGTTTACTTCTGAGACTTCAAACTATTTCACTCTAAATTTAAGTGAAAGTTTCCCGTCTCTAACGGTAAGTATCTACGACCTTGCAAATGAGCCTGAAGAATCAAGCCGTGATTTAGCTTGGGCAGCATCGTTTATACTTACGGTTTTAGTTCTGATCATCAATTTAAGTGGTAGATATATCACAAGAAACAAAAAATAA
- the pstB gene encoding phosphate ABC transporter ATP-binding protein PstB codes for MSIMKIKKFSFTYAGVDHPSLKNINLPIEKNKITALIGPSGCGKSTLLRSMNRIHDLYPGNKYDGKIELLDLETGQYNNILDIKKENEFIKLRQQVGMIFQKPTPFPMSIFDNVAYGLKIAGIKNKTELQDRVEVALKGSALWKEVSDRLDKSAMGLSGGQQQRLCIARAVAVKPEVLLFDEPTSALDPISTGAIEELIVELKNEVSIAIVTHNMQQASRISDYTAFMYLGDLVEYDKTETIFLNPAEKQTEDYITGRFG; via the coding sequence ATGTCAATTATGAAAATTAAAAAATTCTCTTTTACTTATGCGGGAGTTGATCATCCGTCATTGAAAAACATCAATCTACCGATTGAAAAAAACAAGATTACTGCACTTATCGGACCGAGTGGTTGTGGAAAGTCTACGCTTCTTCGTTCAATGAACAGAATTCACGATCTTTACCCTGGTAATAAATATGACGGGAAGATTGAACTTCTTGATCTTGAAACGGGACAATATAACAATATCCTAGATATTAAAAAAGAGAATGAATTTATCAAACTGCGCCAACAAGTAGGGATGATTTTTCAAAAACCGACACCGTTTCCTATGAGTATCTTTGACAATGTTGCGTATGGACTTAAAATTGCAGGTATCAAAAACAAGACAGAACTCCAAGATAGAGTAGAAGTAGCTCTTAAAGGTTCAGCACTTTGGAAAGAGGTAAGTGACAGACTTGATAAATCTGCGATGGGTCTTTCAGGCGGTCAGCAGCAACGTCTTTGTATAGCACGTGCGGTTGCGGTAAAACCGGAAGTTTTACTTTTTGATGAACCGACATCGGCACTTGACCCTATCTCAACAGGTGCGATTGAAGAGCTGATCGTAGAGTTGAAAAATGAAGTAAGTATCGCTATCGTTACGCACAACATGCAACAAGCAAGTCGTATTAGTGACTATACAGCGTTTATGTATCTTGGTGATTTAGTAGAATATGACAAAACAGAAACAATATTCTTAAACCCTGCAGAGAAACAAACTGAAGACTATATTACTGGTCGTTTTGGATAA
- a CDS encoding phosphate signaling complex PhoU family protein, protein MLQTFKTSVNEVQEKITNIGNDLLKANEVIVDAIITCDVDKFNEARTYIKNISSKTNDIDNSIIKILALYTPEARDLRQIVAYFKITNELARACANTRSFIRGFTDVCKDLEEDTIQEYAVPMQHSTIRAVKIAVSMINCVDSDELRERYEEVLIEENKTDDLYSMIEKNLIKQAETRNGEFEKYHRMLRALRKSEKVAGRAISMASLLLYVNLGGELQAS, encoded by the coding sequence ATGCTACAAACTTTTAAAACAAGCGTAAATGAAGTTCAAGAGAAAATTACAAATATCGGAAACGATCTGCTTAAAGCAAATGAAGTGATAGTTGATGCTATAATTACATGCGATGTGGATAAATTTAATGAAGCAAGAACTTACATTAAAAACATATCTTCAAAAACAAATGATATTGATAATTCAATCATCAAGATTTTAGCTCTTTATACGCCTGAGGCAAGAGATCTAAGACAGATCGTAGCATACTTTAAAATCACTAACGAACTTGCTCGGGCATGTGCAAATACGAGAAGTTTCATAAGAGGTTTTACAGATGTATGTAAAGATCTTGAAGAAGATACTATTCAAGAGTATGCTGTTCCTATGCAGCACTCTACGATCAGAGCGGTAAAAATTGCTGTAAGTATGATCAACTGTGTTGATTCGGATGAACTTAGAGAGAGATATGAAGAGGTTCTTATAGAGGAGAACAAAACTGATGATCTTTACTCTATGATCGAGAAAAATCTGATCAAACAAGCTGAAACAAGAAACGGTGAATTTGAAAAATATCATAGAATGCTAAGAGCTTTACGTAAAAGTGAAAAAGTTGCCGGACGTGCTATAAGTATGGCGAGCTTATTACTATACGTAAATCTTGGCGGCGAATTACAAGCTTCATAA
- a CDS encoding sensor histidine kinase, which translates to MLKFHQIVLRKFLALFFTLFVFVGTIVYFWEYDFYLDSSKKSLLQDIELIALQIDNGTDLDKLVQNIKKQLHIRTTIINGDGLVIAESHKDKTKMENHRYRDEVLQADTKEYGYKKRHSETLKLDLIYVVKKYTIKGEILYIRLALELEGIKEKMFQLGVKIFSVLTLFFIAIFYLTYKLNSQVEKEVANIISFLKSLTKKQKSTFIKSEYSQEFALITNLLTKVSQIIVKQEKKKSKYTNKLKELNKQKDDIISAISHEFKNPIAIVNGYSQTLLEDEDINPNIRQKFLSKIHNNGTKLSELIDTLRLSLKLDSKQQSLKLSTFNLYELIEDCAENIKINYSGREVLINGAHDIEITADKTMLSIVFSNLIENGIKYSEDEVIINFDKEHIDIIDTGIGINENDLQNITDKFYRVHKNTWNNSLGLGLFLVDTIIKLHNFKLSISSVENEGSTFSIYFS; encoded by the coding sequence GTGCTAAAATTTCATCAAATAGTACTTCGAAAGTTTTTAGCACTTTTTTTTACACTCTTCGTGTTCGTTGGTACAATTGTATACTTTTGGGAGTACGACTTCTATCTAGACAGTTCTAAAAAATCACTTCTGCAAGATATAGAACTTATAGCATTACAGATCGACAACGGTACAGACCTTGATAAACTTGTACAAAATATAAAAAAACAACTTCATATCCGTACTACGATCATAAACGGCGACGGTCTCGTTATTGCAGAATCTCACAAAGATAAAACAAAAATGGAAAACCATCGATACCGTGATGAAGTACTCCAAGCCGATACAAAAGAGTACGGTTACAAAAAAAGACATTCCGAGACGCTAAAACTTGATCTGATCTATGTAGTAAAGAAGTACACTATTAAGGGAGAAATCCTATACATACGTCTGGCACTTGAGCTTGAGGGGATCAAAGAGAAGATGTTCCAACTCGGAGTTAAAATCTTTTCGGTACTGACACTCTTTTTTATCGCGATTTTTTATCTTACGTATAAACTCAATTCCCAAGTTGAAAAAGAGGTTGCCAACATCATCTCTTTTTTAAAGTCTTTGACAAAGAAACAAAAATCTACATTTATCAAATCTGAGTATTCTCAAGAGTTTGCACTCATCACAAACCTCTTAACAAAAGTCTCTCAGATCATTGTAAAACAAGAGAAGAAAAAGTCAAAATATACAAATAAACTCAAAGAGCTAAACAAACAAAAAGATGACATCATCTCAGCAATATCACACGAGTTTAAAAACCCGATCGCTATTGTCAACGGTTACTCGCAAACATTGCTCGAAGATGAAGATATCAATCCAAATATCAGACAAAAGTTCCTAAGCAAAATCCATAACAATGGAACAAAATTAAGTGAGCTTATCGATACTCTGCGTCTATCGTTAAAACTTGATTCAAAACAACAGTCATTAAAATTAAGTACTTTCAATCTTTACGAGTTGATTGAAGATTGTGCCGAGAATATCAAGATCAACTATTCAGGGCGTGAAGTACTTATTAACGGTGCTCACGATATTGAAATAACAGCAGATAAAACAATGCTGAGTATTGTCTTCTCCAACCTAATAGAAAACGGTATCAAATACTCAGAAGATGAAGTGATTATCAATTTTGACAAAGAACACATCGATATTATCGATACAGGAATCGGTATCAATGAAAACGATCTTCAAAACATTACCGACAAGTTTTATCGTGTACATAAAAACACTTGGAACAACTCTTTGGGACTGGGTCTGTTTTTAGTAGATACGATTATTAAACTCCATAACTTTAAACTCTCAATTTCGAGCGTAGAGAACGAAGGTTCCACTTTTAGTATCTACTTCTCGTAA